From one Melioribacteraceae bacterium genomic stretch:
- a CDS encoding NADH-quinone oxidoreductase subunit A, protein MILQYLPIILVLVVAAVFAAAIIFSSSLFGPQRPTKIKMMPYESGKDPIGSTNERVSIKYYLVAMMFIIFDIEVIYLYPWGVEFRNLYNEFGIFAFWPMMVFLIVLELGFLYIYKKGALKWD, encoded by the coding sequence ATGATTTTACAATATCTTCCAATCATTTTAGTACTAGTTGTAGCCGCAGTATTTGCTGCCGCAATAATTTTTTCATCTTCGCTGTTTGGGCCACAAAGACCAACAAAAATTAAAATGATGCCTTATGAAAGTGGTAAAGATCCAATTGGTTCAACAAACGAGAGAGTCTCGATAAAATACTATCTCGTTGCAATGATGTTCATAATATTTGATATAGAAGTTATCTATTTGTATCCATGGGGAGTTGAATTTCGTAATCTATACAATGAGTTTGGAATCTTTGCATTCTGGCCAATGATGGTTTTTCTAATTGTTCTTGAACTTGGATTCCTTTACATATACAAGAAAGGTGCTTTAAAGTGGGATTAG
- a CDS encoding acetylornithine/succinylornithine family transaminase, with product MIDYKELQSKYEFDVFPKRDVVLVKGKEATLWDDKGNEYIDCAAGIGVASIGHANPYLVKALTEQASTLVTCPGTFYNDTKAKFLEKLISIAPKNFTKAYLCNSGAEAMESAIKFTRYSTKKTDFIATMKGFHGRTLGALSATFKKEYREDFEPLVPGFSFVPFNNFEKLAEAVTEKTAGVIIEVIQGEGGINIADKNFLQSTQKLCNEKGIKLIIDEIQTGFCRTGKMFAHEHFDIQPDMVCLAKAIAGGFPVGAVLCNDLLEVPAGKHGTTYGGNPLACAAGLASINFMLDNKLDERAAELGEYFISKLDINNLSKIREVRHMGLMIGIELKEKSKPYLEELMKRGILALPAGTTVIRMLPPLVITKEQLDKVAENLNEILA from the coding sequence ATGATTGACTACAAAGAATTACAAAGTAAATATGAATTTGATGTCTTCCCAAAACGCGATGTAGTTTTAGTAAAGGGAAAAGAAGCAACATTATGGGACGACAAAGGAAACGAATACATCGATTGTGCTGCCGGTATTGGAGTTGCCAGCATCGGACATGCAAATCCGTATCTTGTCAAAGCACTGACTGAACAAGCATCTACTTTGGTCACTTGTCCTGGCACATTTTATAACGATACTAAAGCAAAATTTTTAGAAAAACTAATTTCAATTGCGCCAAAGAATTTTACAAAAGCATATTTGTGCAACTCGGGTGCTGAAGCAATGGAATCTGCAATTAAGTTTACAAGATATTCAACTAAAAAAACCGATTTCATTGCCACAATGAAAGGTTTCCACGGAAGAACTCTCGGTGCATTAAGTGCTACTTTTAAAAAAGAATATCGGGAAGATTTCGAACCGTTAGTTCCGGGATTTTCTTTCGTACCTTTTAATAATTTTGAAAAATTAGCCGAAGCAGTTACAGAGAAGACGGCAGGAGTAATAATTGAAGTTATTCAAGGTGAAGGCGGAATAAATATTGCTGATAAAAATTTTCTTCAATCGACACAAAAACTTTGTAACGAAAAGGGAATCAAACTAATAATTGATGAAATCCAAACAGGTTTCTGCAGAACCGGGAAGATGTTTGCTCATGAACATTTTGATATTCAGCCTGACATGGTTTGTCTTGCAAAAGCAATCGCCGGTGGTTTTCCGGTCGGTGCTGTATTATGCAATGATTTATTAGAAGTTCCCGCGGGCAAACACGGAACAACTTACGGCGGAAATCCATTAGCTTGCGCAGCCGGATTAGCGTCTATTAATTTTATGCTAGATAATAAATTGGACGAAAGAGCAGCCGAGCTTGGAGAGTACTTTATTTCAAAACTTGATATCAATAATCTTTCCAAAATTCGAGAAGTAAGACATATGGGATTGATGATTGGAATTGAACTAAAAGAAAAATCAAAACCATATTTAGAAGAACTTATGAAAAGGGGAATACTTGCTTTACCTGCTGGTACAACCGTAATTCGAATGCTTCCTCCTTTAGTTATTACAAAGGAGCAATTGGACAAAGTAGCCGAAAATTTGAACGAAATTTTAGCTTAA
- a CDS encoding [LysW]-aminoadipate kinase gives MILIKIGGGQSINVKGIIDDISTMKDEQFIIIHGANAYRDQLAAKLNYEKKIITSVSGYASVFSDDDAIDIQLMAYAGVMNKRIVELAQQAGINAVGLTGLDGRLVQGKRNTGIRVRENNKLKVIRDNSGKPQAINSDFINLLLQNKYLPVVTVPIADEEGKAINSENDDILAVFQSTLKAERIIQFIEAPGFLEDVNDESSLILNMTKEELRQKEEQVDGRIKRKLHALNKLFETSDATVIIADGRTEHPLKDAIENKGTVIK, from the coding sequence ATGATACTTATTAAAATCGGTGGCGGACAGTCTATTAATGTTAAGGGTATTATTGATGATATCTCAACAATGAAAGATGAGCAGTTTATAATTATCCATGGAGCGAATGCTTATAGAGATCAACTTGCAGCAAAATTAAATTATGAAAAAAAAATAATTACTTCAGTTTCGGGTTATGCAAGTGTTTTTAGTGATGATGATGCAATTGATATTCAACTAATGGCTTATGCCGGGGTTATGAACAAAAGAATTGTTGAATTAGCTCAACAAGCCGGAATAAATGCTGTTGGGTTAACAGGCTTGGATGGCAGATTGGTGCAAGGTAAAAGAAACACCGGAATAAGAGTAAGAGAAAATAATAAACTCAAAGTCATTCGTGATAATTCAGGCAAGCCTCAAGCAATTAATAGTGATTTTATTAATTTACTTTTACAAAATAAGTATCTCCCAGTTGTTACTGTGCCGATTGCTGATGAAGAAGGCAAAGCTATCAATTCGGAAAACGATGATATTTTGGCAGTATTTCAATCGACACTAAAAGCGGAAAGAATAATCCAATTTATTGAAGCTCCGGGATTCTTAGAGGATGTAAATGATGAAAGTTCATTAATTTTGAATATGACGAAAGAAGAACTTCGTCAAAAAGAAGAACAAGTTGATGGCAGAATTAAACGAAAGTTGCACGCATTAAATAAATTATTCGAAACTTCCGATGCAACTGTTATAATTGCTGATGGAAGAACCGAGCATCCGTTAAAAGATGCAATTGAAAATAAAGGGACAGTAATAAAATGA
- the argC gene encoding N-acetyl-gamma-glutamyl-phosphate reductase gives MQKLSVSVVGGSGYAGGDLIRLLLFHPKVEIKQVTSESYLGKFIYKAHPNLRKVTDLKFSSMNELEKCDLLFLCLPHGSAQKNIDNFLKIADRIIDLSADFRLNDKNEYEKWYHHKHARPELLKDFVYGIPELHREEMKSAKYISSAGCNATTTILPLYPFFKKDLVDLDRTVIEVKVGSSEGGNKSSDASHHPERAGAVRSYQPTGHRHSAEIIQELSFSGKKISVHFSATSIDMVRGVLATSHLFLKENLEEKDIWKLYREFYSNEPFIRIVKENEGNYRYPEPKLLIGTNYCDIGFKKDENSNRVVVISAIDNLMKGAAGQALQAFNLMNGFDETTGLEFPGLHPI, from the coding sequence ATGCAGAAACTAAGTGTATCGGTTGTTGGAGGTTCCGGTTATGCCGGTGGCGATTTAATAAGGTTACTTCTTTTTCATCCGAAAGTTGAAATCAAACAGGTAACTTCCGAAAGTTATCTAGGTAAGTTCATTTACAAAGCTCATCCGAATCTTAGAAAAGTAACTGACTTAAAATTCAGCAGTATGAATGAACTGGAAAAATGCGATTTACTTTTTCTCTGTCTTCCTCACGGAAGTGCGCAAAAAAATATTGATAATTTTTTAAAGATTGCCGATCGCATTATTGATCTTAGTGCTGACTTTAGATTAAATGACAAAAATGAATATGAGAAATGGTATCATCATAAACATGCTCGACCGGAACTATTAAAGGATTTTGTTTATGGAATTCCTGAACTTCATCGTGAAGAAATGAAATCCGCTAAATATATTTCCTCTGCCGGTTGCAATGCAACTACAACTATTTTACCATTATATCCTTTCTTTAAAAAAGATTTAGTTGATTTAGATCGAACAGTTATCGAAGTAAAAGTTGGATCAAGTGAAGGAGGTAACAAATCATCCGATGCTTCACATCATCCGGAAAGAGCAGGAGCTGTTAGATCATACCAACCAACAGGACATAGACACAGTGCGGAAATTATACAAGAATTGAGTTTTAGCGGAAAGAAAATTAGTGTTCACTTTTCTGCTACTTCGATTGATATGGTGCGCGGTGTTCTAGCAACATCTCATCTATTTCTGAAAGAAAATCTAGAAGAAAAAGATATCTGGAAATTATACCGTGAGTTTTATAGTAACGAACCTTTCATAAGAATTGTTAAAGAGAATGAAGGTAACTATAGATACCCGGAACCAAAACTATTGATCGGAACAAATTATTGTGATATCGGCTTTAAGAAAGATGAAAACTCCAATCGTGTTGTGGTTATCAGTGCAATTGATAATTTGATGAAAGGTGCGGCTGGACAAGCTTTACAAGCTTTCAATTTAATGAACGGTTTTGATGAAACAACGGGACTAGAATTTCCGGGTCTTCATCCAATTTAA
- the lysX gene encoding lysine biosynthesis protein LysX: MKVGFLHSLIRKDEKFLIEEFNKRKNVELVMIDDRQLSFNIGVDQFDLDVVIERSINHSRALHSIVLYESAGVKCVNNSHVATICGDKLLTSVELGKQKIPQPEVRVAFTEESALETIEEMGYPVVLKPAVGSWGRLLSKVNDRDAAESILEHKTVLGTYHHSIFYIQKYVEKSGRDIRSFVVGDECIGSIYRTSPHWITNTARGAVATNCPVTNDIAEISVKAAHAVGGGVVAIDLFESKDGLMVNEVNYTMEFKNSITTTGVNIPAKIVDYVLKVGAN; this comes from the coding sequence ATGAAAGTAGGTTTTTTACATTCGTTAATTCGTAAAGATGAAAAGTTTTTGATTGAAGAATTCAATAAAAGAAAAAATGTTGAGCTGGTAATGATAGATGATCGACAATTGTCGTTTAATATTGGTGTTGACCAGTTTGATTTGGATGTGGTGATTGAACGAAGTATTAATCACTCTCGCGCACTGCACTCAATCGTACTTTACGAAAGTGCCGGAGTTAAATGTGTTAACAATTCGCATGTTGCAACTATATGCGGTGATAAACTTTTAACTTCCGTTGAGTTGGGAAAACAAAAAATTCCTCAACCAGAAGTTCGTGTTGCTTTTACAGAAGAATCTGCTTTGGAAACAATTGAAGAAATGGGCTATCCGGTTGTTCTAAAACCGGCTGTTGGTTCTTGGGGGAGGTTACTTTCAAAAGTAAATGATAGAGACGCAGCAGAATCAATACTTGAACATAAAACAGTTTTGGGAACATACCATCATTCAATTTTTTATATTCAAAAGTATGTTGAGAAATCCGGACGTGATATTAGAAGTTTTGTTGTTGGTGATGAATGCATCGGATCAATCTATAGAACATCACCACATTGGATTACAAACACAGCAAGAGGTGCTGTTGCAACTAATTGTCCGGTTACAAATGACATTGCGGAAATATCGGTTAAAGCAGCGCATGCAGTTGGCGGTGGTGTTGTTGCTATTGATCTTTTTGAATCAAAAGATGGATTAATGGTAAACGAAGTTAACTATACAATGGAATTCAAAAATAGCATAACAACTACCGGGGTAAATATTCCCGCAAAGATAGTTGACTATGTCTTAAAAGTTGGAGCAAATTAA
- a CDS encoding 2-isopropylmalate synthase, with protein sequence MIKVLDSTLREGEQTPGVYFDRHIKLAIARLLDEIGIDIIETGHPTVTEDIRSAVHNIAHSKLNAIVAAHSRSVKSDIDQALDCGVSFIGIFYCVSDERLSTVFKKDLDAAIQQITDVIKYAKSVKPDLLIRYTPEDTVRSQFENVIKVAVAAVKAGADIISIADTTGYMIPGSDHNMYDYVRKLKNGLTNENLDPMIAVHCHNDRGLALANAMDGIRGGANIVDASVLGLGERAGIVDLAQLLTLLAADFKIDKWNLKLLPELYDLVSKHANLPIPLNFPVIGQNAFTHCAGVHTHAAAINPMHYESLNPELVGRERKFALDHMSGMASLNYALQVINYDNIEDELKKEVLKEIKTIGQKGRMVELSELPHIVEVCKHHKQFAS encoded by the coding sequence TTGATTAAGGTATTGGATTCAACATTACGAGAGGGTGAACAAACGCCCGGTGTTTATTTTGATCGTCACATCAAACTTGCAATTGCTCGTCTATTGGATGAAATCGGTATAGACATTATTGAAACCGGTCATCCGACAGTAACCGAAGATATCCGCTCAGCAGTTCACAACATTGCCCATTCGAAATTGAATGCCATAGTTGCTGCACACTCAAGATCAGTTAAATCAGATATAGATCAAGCTCTTGATTGTGGAGTGAGTTTTATTGGAATTTTTTATTGTGTTAGTGATGAAAGATTATCGACAGTATTCAAAAAAGATTTGGATGCGGCGATCCAACAAATCACCGATGTGATTAAATATGCCAAAAGTGTTAAACCGGATTTATTAATAAGATATACTCCGGAAGATACAGTTCGTTCTCAATTTGAAAACGTTATTAAGGTTGCTGTTGCAGCGGTTAAAGCAGGTGCAGATATTATTAGTATTGCCGATACAACCGGTTATATGATTCCCGGTTCCGATCACAACATGTACGATTATGTAAGAAAGTTGAAGAATGGTTTAACAAATGAAAATCTTGACCCGATGATAGCTGTGCATTGCCACAATGATAGAGGTTTGGCATTAGCAAACGCGATGGACGGTATTCGCGGCGGTGCAAATATAGTTGATGCTTCGGTATTGGGTCTTGGAGAAAGAGCCGGTATTGTTGATCTCGCGCAGTTATTAACTTTACTTGCAGCAGATTTTAAAATTGACAAATGGAATCTGAAATTATTACCCGAACTGTATGACTTAGTTAGCAAGCACGCCAATCTACCAATACCTTTAAACTTCCCCGTAATTGGTCAGAATGCGTTCACACATTGTGCCGGAGTTCATACACATGCTGCCGCTATCAATCCAATGCACTATGAAAGTCTAAATCCAGAATTAGTTGGAAGAGAACGGAAGTTCGCATTAGATCACATGTCGGGAATGGCTTCTCTAAATTATGCTCTACAAGTTATTAATTATGATAACATTGAAGATGAATTGAAAAAAGAAGTACTAAAAGAAATAAAGACAATCGGCCAAAAGGGAAGAATGGTCGAACTTTCCGAATTACCTCATATAGTAGAAGTTTGTAAGCATCATAAGCAATTCGCTTCTTGA
- the lysW gene encoding lysine biosynthesis protein LysW, whose product MAECPVCAADIQLPEDTVKGELIECPDCGTELEVTSVNPFTLAEAPSEEEDWGE is encoded by the coding sequence ATGGCTGAGTGCCCTGTATGTGCAGCGGATATTCAACTGCCTGAAGATACAGTTAAAGGTGAATTGATTGAGTGTCCTGACTGTGGAACTGAATTAGAAGTAACAAGTGTTAATCCATTCACACTTGCCGAAGCTCCAAGTGAAGAAGAAGATTGGGGCGAGTAA
- a CDS encoding iron-containing alcohol dehydrogenase: MAVLTQEYKTANKIKYLILKRRKNMKNFEFVNPTKILFGKGMIEKIGSEIASNNIKKVLLHYGKSSIFKNGVYQQVTDSLNKNGIEWIELGGVKPNPVLTKVQKGIDLCKNEKLEAVLAVGGGSVIDSAKAIAAGVLFDGNIWDAFEGKKKATRGIPIFTVLTLSATASEMNAFAVITKEDEKKKWAFSAGYDSFPRVTVIDPTVQMTLPVEQTINGAVDTMSHVFELYFDGTKNTDIQDEIAEGILRTTMKHVRILLANPDNYESRANLAWSATLALNGINGAGRSWGDWSTHTLEHSLSAFYDIAHGAGLSIMFPAWMKYVYKNDILKFAKLGRNVFDLDGDEANVALRTIDKVKEFFDEIGTPTSLKQINVTEKDLDKLTDNASLRAPIGNLVKLYRDDIKRIYELALI, from the coding sequence ATGGCTGTTTTAACTCAAGAATACAAAACAGCAAACAAGATAAAATATCTTATTTTAAAAAGGCGTAAAAATATGAAAAATTTTGAGTTTGTAAATCCAACAAAGATTTTGTTTGGGAAGGGAATGATTGAAAAAATCGGAAGCGAAATAGCATCCAATAATATTAAGAAAGTTTTATTACACTATGGCAAATCATCTATTTTCAAGAATGGAGTTTATCAACAAGTCACTGATTCATTAAACAAAAATGGGATTGAATGGATTGAACTCGGGGGAGTTAAACCAAATCCTGTACTAACAAAAGTGCAAAAAGGAATTGATCTTTGTAAGAATGAAAAACTTGAAGCTGTTTTAGCAGTAGGAGGTGGAAGTGTTATTGACAGTGCTAAAGCAATTGCTGCCGGAGTTCTTTTTGATGGCAATATTTGGGATGCATTTGAAGGAAAAAAGAAAGCTACAAGAGGGATTCCGATTTTTACCGTTTTAACTCTTTCAGCGACTGCCTCAGAAATGAATGCATTCGCAGTAATTACCAAAGAAGATGAAAAAAAGAAATGGGCTTTCTCTGCAGGGTACGATTCCTTCCCAAGAGTAACCGTAATTGATCCAACAGTACAAATGACTTTGCCGGTTGAACAAACAATTAACGGTGCAGTCGATACAATGTCGCATGTGTTTGAACTTTATTTTGACGGAACAAAAAACACAGACATACAAGATGAAATTGCTGAAGGAATACTACGGACTACCATGAAACATGTTAGAATACTTTTGGCTAATCCTGATAATTATGAATCACGTGCAAATCTTGCATGGTCTGCAACTCTTGCATTAAATGGAATTAATGGTGCAGGAAGAAGTTGGGGTGATTGGTCAACGCATACCCTTGAACATTCTTTAAGTGCGTTTTATGATATAGCACACGGAGCTGGGCTGTCGATAATGTTTCCTGCTTGGATGAAATATGTATATAAAAATGATATTCTAAAATTTGCTAAACTAGGAAGAAATGTTTTTGATCTTGACGGGGATGAGGCGAATGTCGCATTGCGAACAATAGATAAAGTAAAAGAGTTCTTTGATGAAATTGGTACACCAACATCATTAAAACAAATTAATGTTACTGAAAAAGATTTGGACAAACTTACCGATAATGCATCACTGCGTGCACCAATAGGAAATCTTGTGAAGTTGTACAGAGATGATATTAAGAGAATATATGAACTCGCTTTGATTTAG
- a CDS encoding multifunctional oxoglutarate decarboxylase/oxoglutarate dehydrogenase thiamine pyrophosphate-binding subunit/dihydrolipoyllysine-residue succinyltransferase subunit, with protein MGEKEVSKYHQELFNHFGYNYGFVADLLEKYFENSNSVSEYWQNYFDDLTSGSQSKNEQTKTESKGSKNKSASLQLSPSFEISEEDEPQSITGVGAKIIENMNNSLTIPTATSLRTISVKLLEENRRIINQHLKRLHGRKLSFTHIVAYALVQAVKKMPNMNNSFAVLDNQPHLVKKPYINLGLAVDIERKDGTRSLIVPNIKKAGRMNFKQFCDAYDDLIGKAKSGKIEPKDFQNSTITLTNPGGIGTVSSTPRLMTGQGCILAVGAIDYPSEFKAMHQTALASLGIGKVMNVTSTYDHRVIQGAESGEFLKYFDELLLGQNNFYESLFEDLEIPQRPVNWRTDTTSTQIGVVSGNEEIEKQAIILQLINMYRVRGHLIANLNPLSKTAAYHEELDPSTYGFTIWDYDRKFITGNLAGMATGTLREILEALHQTYCEMIGIEYMHIQNPSEKAWLQSKMEPVRNLPHYETDIKKRIMDKLIIAEGFEHFLHTRFVGHKRFSLEGSETLIPVMDRLLGVAADNGVEEVFLGMAHRGRLNVLSNVLGKDYSKIFSEFEEDLNPDVPQGTGDVKYHLGANGEYETYNGKKINVSIASNPSHLEWVNPVVEGVVRAKQQRSEDTSRDKIIPVLIHGDAAFAGQGVVAETLNLSQLKGYRTGGTIHIIINNQIGFTTSPEDARSSPYATDVAKMVQAPIFHVNGDDPEASVWVTELAFQYRQKFNKDVVIDLFGYRRHGHNEGDDPVYTQPLMYKKIKSHPSVKQIYANKLISEKIYTQKEIDKFDSEIFDKLDKSLKESKKTKISFRPDRPWAISKEEYEKKHESQTSKVSIDKLNEVVKGLTKFSDNFTLNPKLKKQIEKRKEFFTGSTRIDWAFAEALAFGSLLIEGIPVRLSGQDSARGTFSQRHLILTDMNDGSEIIPHNSIRAEQAFLEPLDSFLSEAAVLGFEFGYSAADPKTLVLWEAQFGDFANGAQVIIDNFICCSYTKWNLPNNLVLLLPHGQEGQGPEHSSARLERFLILCAENNMYVANPTTPAQYFHLLRRQMTDGQEKPLIVMTPKSLLRLPAARSEVKEFTDGEFKTIIDDDRVSDKSSITNLIFTSGKIYYDLVKYQEAEQKMNSAIVRIEQYYPLDLDQIKSIIKSYQKVKKIKWVQEEPRNMGAWNFLFPKFLDIMGSKNKIEYVGKPESPSPAPGSLKMHTKSQEEVLKKAFK; from the coding sequence ATGGGCGAAAAAGAAGTTAGTAAGTATCATCAAGAATTATTTAATCATTTCGGATACAATTACGGTTTTGTTGCCGACCTACTTGAAAAGTATTTTGAAAATTCAAATTCGGTTTCTGAATATTGGCAAAACTATTTTGACGATTTGACAAGTGGTTCGCAAAGTAAAAACGAACAAACAAAAACCGAATCAAAAGGGAGCAAAAACAAATCTGCTTCACTTCAACTTTCCCCTTCTTTTGAAATATCCGAGGAAGACGAACCTCAAAGTATAACGGGTGTCGGTGCGAAAATTATTGAGAACATGAATAATAGTTTAACAATCCCGACTGCAACATCATTGCGAACAATTTCGGTTAAACTATTGGAAGAGAATAGAAGAATAATTAACCAGCACTTAAAAAGATTACATGGTAGAAAATTATCCTTTACTCATATAGTTGCTTATGCACTTGTTCAAGCTGTTAAGAAAATGCCGAACATGAACAATTCTTTTGCGGTACTCGATAACCAGCCACATCTCGTCAAAAAACCATATATCAATTTAGGATTGGCGGTTGATATAGAACGAAAAGACGGAACTCGTTCACTTATTGTCCCGAATATTAAAAAAGCCGGTAGAATGAATTTTAAACAATTTTGTGATGCATATGATGACTTAATCGGCAAAGCAAAATCCGGCAAAATTGAGCCCAAGGATTTTCAAAATTCTACTATTACTTTAACAAACCCAGGTGGAATAGGAACAGTTTCCTCCACACCAAGGTTAATGACGGGACAAGGTTGTATACTTGCGGTCGGCGCAATTGATTATCCTTCCGAATTCAAAGCGATGCATCAAACAGCCTTGGCAAGTTTGGGAATCGGCAAAGTAATGAATGTAACAAGCACTTATGATCATAGAGTAATTCAAGGAGCTGAATCGGGTGAATTCTTAAAATATTTTGATGAGCTTTTACTTGGGCAGAATAATTTTTACGAGAGTCTTTTTGAAGATTTGGAAATACCTCAGCGTCCTGTAAACTGGAGAACCGATACAACTTCAACTCAAATCGGTGTGGTTTCCGGCAATGAAGAAATTGAAAAACAAGCGATTATTCTTCAGTTAATAAATATGTATCGTGTACGTGGACATCTAATTGCAAATCTGAATCCGCTATCTAAAACTGCTGCATACCATGAGGAGTTAGACCCCTCAACTTATGGATTTACAATTTGGGATTATGATAGAAAGTTTATCACCGGGAATCTTGCCGGTATGGCAACCGGTACACTTCGCGAAATATTGGAAGCACTTCATCAAACATATTGTGAGATGATTGGTATTGAGTACATGCATATTCAAAATCCAAGTGAAAAAGCTTGGCTGCAAAGTAAAATGGAACCGGTAAGAAATCTTCCACATTACGAAACCGATATTAAAAAACGTATTATGGATAAATTAATTATTGCCGAGGGTTTTGAACATTTTCTGCATACTCGTTTTGTGGGTCACAAAAGATTTTCGCTTGAAGGCTCGGAAACTCTAATTCCCGTTATGGATAGATTATTAGGTGTTGCGGCAGATAATGGAGTAGAAGAAGTATTTCTTGGTATGGCCCATAGAGGTAGATTAAATGTTCTATCTAATGTTTTAGGTAAAGATTATAGCAAAATATTTTCTGAATTTGAAGAAGATTTAAATCCCGATGTACCACAAGGAACCGGTGATGTCAAATATCACTTGGGAGCAAACGGAGAATACGAAACTTATAACGGTAAAAAAATAAATGTTTCGATTGCATCAAATCCAAGTCATCTTGAATGGGTAAATCCGGTTGTAGAGGGTGTTGTTAGAGCAAAACAACAAAGATCTGAAGATACCTCACGCGATAAAATTATTCCGGTTTTGATTCATGGTGATGCGGCATTTGCCGGGCAAGGAGTAGTTGCCGAAACATTAAATTTATCTCAACTAAAAGGTTATAGGACCGGCGGTACAATTCATATAATAATTAATAACCAAATTGGATTTACAACCTCTCCCGAAGATGCTCGTTCTTCACCTTATGCAACCGACGTTGCCAAAATGGTACAAGCTCCAATCTTCCATGTCAACGGTGATGATCCCGAAGCTTCTGTTTGGGTAACTGAATTAGCATTCCAATATCGCCAAAAATTTAATAAAGATGTTGTGATTGATTTATTCGGCTATAGAAGACATGGACATAACGAAGGTGATGATCCGGTCTATACTCAACCACTCATGTACAAGAAAATAAAAAGTCATCCTTCCGTTAAGCAGATCTATGCTAATAAATTAATTAGTGAGAAAATTTATACTCAAAAAGAAATAGACAAGTTTGATTCTGAAATTTTTGATAAACTTGATAAATCACTTAAAGAATCGAAGAAAACAAAAATTTCATTTAGACCTGATAGACCTTGGGCGATTTCAAAAGAAGAGTATGAAAAAAAGCATGAATCCCAAACTTCAAAGGTTAGTATTGATAAACTAAATGAAGTAGTAAAAGGACTTACAAAATTTTCCGATAATTTTACGCTGAATCCAAAGTTGAAAAAACAAATTGAGAAGCGAAAAGAATTTTTTACTGGAAGTACAAGAATTGACTGGGCATTTGCCGAAGCATTGGCGTTTGGTTCTTTATTAATTGAAGGAATTCCGGTTAGGTTAAGCGGTCAAGACAGTGCCCGCGGAACCTTTAGCCAACGGCATTTAATTCTAACTGATATGAATGACGGAAGTGAAATTATTCCTCACAATTCAATTAGAGCAGAACAAGCATTTCTTGAACCGTTAGATAGCTTCCTTTCCGAAGCAGCCGTATTAGGTTTTGAGTTCGGTTATAGTGCAGCCGATCCTAAAACTTTAGTATTATGGGAAGCACAGTTTGGAGATTTTGCAAACGGCGCTCAAGTGATAATTGATAATTTTATTTGCTGTTCTTATACAAAATGGAATCTGCCAAATAATTTAGTTTTATTATTACCGCATGGACAAGAAGGTCAAGGTCCCGAACATTCAAGCGCAAGGTTGGAACGGTTTCTGATTCTTTGTGCTGAAAACAATATGTATGTTGCTAATCCAACAACTCCGGCACAGTATTTTCATTTGTTGAGAAGACAGATGACCGACGGACAGGAGAAACCATTGATTGTAATGACTCCGAAGAGCTTACTGCGTTTACCTGCCGCCCGTTCCGAGGTTAAAGAATTTACCGATGGCGAATTCAAAACAATTATTGATGATGATCGTGTTTCGGATAAATCCTCAATTACAAATTTAATTTTTACCAGCGGCAAAATTTATTACGATCTTGTTAAATATCAGGAAGCCGAACAAAAAATGAACTCCGCAATTGTAAGGATTGAACAATACTATCCTCTCGATCTTGATCAGATTAAATCCATAATAAAATCTTATCAAAAAGTTAAAAAGATAAAGTGGGTTCAAGAAGAACCGCGCAATATGGGCGCTTGGAATTTCTTATTTCCGAAGTTCTTGGATATTATGGGATCGAAAAATAAGATTGAATACGTGGGTAAACCGGAAAGTCCTAGTCCTGCTCCCGGTTCATTAAAAATGCATACAAAGTCACAAGAGGAAGTTTTGAAGAAAGCTTTTAAATAG